The genomic stretch CCACATGCATTGCGAATATCATACCACACTGGCTTAAACTTTTTGTCACGTATCACACTTATGCACTCATAATTAATTGCCATTGGTATTTTAGAAAAGAGCTAATAGGAGTTTTATACTTGCACATTAAGTATAGCatcgaaaaattcaaaaaatgattatgtcaaaaaaataaaattgtttggaTATGTCTCGTATGTgtaaattatcgttttaattataatatttgaaaaatatttacaatgataGTTAACATTAgtacatacataattatatgttttaGCATACTGTCAAATCAGTTCAATATGTTTATAAAAGCAATTTAAACGTCATGCACATTCCCGTGACCGAATGTTGAAGACGAAATCGAACTCCACAGTTCGCTTGCATCACTTACTGCTTTATGTCCCATACTATCTAAGCATCTTTTGGCTTCAACCACAGCATTTTGCAAATGTCCAATTGTTTGTGCTTGAAGTTCATTCTGTACAGAAAGGAAGAGATAAGTatgcaatattaattttataaatatattattattttcatatatttcagTAATCCATATAATAAtccatatattaataaaattgagaAGATACAAACCTGTTTGGataactcttttttttccttctcacaTTGAGCTATAATACAATCTTGCATGTTaatctggaaaaaaaaacaataaaattggtACTACATAatgaagtataaaaatatttatgttccACCTACcttcattaataacatttggaaataaaaatatattgcttCGTActtcgttaattatttataatcacaTTTTAAAAACAAGATGTAATATCGCGAGTATAAAAGTTTACAACTCTTAGTtcttattaacaatgatactttgttaaaatttaaaaataataaaaaatttggagTGTGCACTGTACATGTAATCTACTATTagtgtatttaaatatttatgtatgcacatcaactttaatttaattgtttcatgaattgattttttcaaattagttttatttgaatagaattaaaatttttaatcttaagtataacttataaaataacaaaagcatATAATGCTTATAACATTTATCAGTTTTCTCATgcttataaaaatgtaatttctaCATAAAACTTACCTTTTCTTGCTGTTTTTTATAGAGACTCTTCAGCTCATTTTGCGTGACTGCTATAGAATCATTTTGGATCATAACTACTTGGTTCATATTTTCTAactgaaacaaaaaagtatgcacttgtatattcatatatatctacagtataatttgaaatatattgccATTTATAAtgatctattataatatattactagaatatttgatattttcttttttttaataaaaataatcttcatTATATCAACTTAATACTTACAAGTTTATCTTTAGAACATAATGTATTTCTAAGATTTTCAATGTCttcataacatttttctaattgtccttcatattttcttaatttatcaataattgtCATTACTAAAGTTGTTGAAGTACAAGACTGAGAAGATCCTTCACACATCtacagattatttttttttagatatttgttattattcttatggatatagtaataatattaaatgttttgtattaataatataaagtaatgGAAACATCCATTTGATTTAAACATACCAACAGTTTAAGTTCGCATTCGACATTTTGAAGTCCACTTTTTGTAGATTGTACTGCttcttgtaatatattaacaagCTGGGATGTATTCTATATGAATTAAAAGGTTTAAATTTTACAGGTCAcaatttacattataaattaattgttattaaatgatgtattataaattaataattgttaaaggTTATTACCTCTTGTTTCAATTGATATCCACAACATATAGATAATTCTTCCGGAGTACATTCTATAtgctttttcattaaataaaaaataatatgtattcattattcgcatatatatatatattatttacatgttGGTGAGTCATTTAAAATGAGATGTTGGAATATTgcatattttaatatgaaatatttgtttgattaattttattaattttgtatgtGAGGATAAATTAAGTCCTATGTAATTTCATCAGTTTTGAAGACATGTCGGTGAActctatattataaaaaaaatgatcctcaaggaaaagttttcttttatcatattgGTTACTTTAaaacaaattcatttttttcagattttctttttactatcaAAAGTGACTGAGATATTCCAACATGAAATCttaagaacaaataaaaaagttcaTAACTGCTTCTTACAAAAGATTCCAAATGTTTCCTTGATTTCTGAAGCtctatttcattgttatctaAACTTTTTCTAAGTTTTGATTCTACTTCCTTTTGTACTTTGAtctgaaagtatataaaataatgaacttTTAATACATTgctattttatatgtaatttgtatttttataatatatattatatgaagaaaaaaaaactaaatttattacttactatattttctaattctaaaatttttttttggtaatcTATACTATCAACAGAATAGGAACGTCTATAATTTTCTGCTTTCATTTGTACAGAAGATAATTCTTTCTCCATAGACTCAATAATACTTTTTAGAAAGTTGTTGGCTTCTTGTTTACATTTAGTCTGATTATATAACaaacaatatgtatattattatgaagaaaataaaaatcaaatcttTCTAGAGATTCAATGATAAAATCTGTTAATATAGCACAGTATAAAAAtcagcattaataataagttaataaaatgtaaagttTATAACCTCATGTTGTAAGATGCGAAGCTGCTCTTCTAAGTCTATTATACGACACTtccattgatttattttatcatcagATTTTGTTTGACATATTttctataagataaaaaataagtattttattgaatacgtaaattgttatttttattctgttttgAACACAACAATTagcagaaatatatatactttcataCCTGTAATGCTTTAAGCTTATAATCatcatattcttttcttaatttatgtatatcttcCTTtgcttttaataattcattgattGTCTAGAatttacattatacatattaaatctAAGTAAAACTGTTCTCTTTCAAAAGTTAATCTGAGAGTAATAACTAATAGTATAATgtatagattatataatacCTGATTTTGGCTTTGTAAATCTGCTGAATGGTCAATAAAATCATcctaaaagattattataatatttcattactctaatatttcattattattattattactcttatacCAAAAAAGGATATGTGCAAAACCTGTTCTATTGTATTCCAGAAAGTTTCTAAAGTATCTTGCATCTTCGTATGTGCATTATCAATTTCTGCTTCAAGTCTACctaatctttcttctttttcacaaaGAATTGTTTCATCCATTTCGTTACAcattaactaaaataatttgattgaaaaaaaatattacaataaataaattataaaaaataataatacttacaattGTACTCATGTGTTTCTGCAAATCTTGGAAAGAACATGTTGTACAAAAAAGTTGCTCTTTTAACTCTACTGAATTGGATGCAAAAAAACATtcctaaaaaaatatatatagataaatgataaatatagtTTTGAACGGTtaattcattttgattttctctacgatttttatttacatgttACTTATTGACTATATCctacatttaaataatgtttACCTGATTTTGATGCACTTGAACATGGTTAACTACAAGGTCGATTTTGTCAACTACAAagtttaataaatcattacaTGTGTATGTTTCTACACATTCAGGTAGATTTTGATCCTAaaataaacgtataaaataaaaaagaatatttctaaatatataatttagaaaatgtaattataaaaaagaaaaaaatttattgcatatattaaaaattttttacccTTTCTACCTTGATCTTTTCTtgcatattatttacattattaaataattcagatTGGGCacgaataaattcattttttatatcttttagttTCACTTTTTCAGCTGTAATTCGTTCAATATGTCTTGTCCTTTCTATTTcctgatatattaaaaagtatgatcataaaaagaatatttgattttataatataataaaaggtaTATGCGATTTCATCTTACTTGTAATTCTAATGTATTAATTGCTTGTATTACTGTTTCTCGCAATCGTAGTAAATGTTCTTGAGTATCTTTGACCATTTTGTTTAGTTCAGTGTACTATCAATATCACAAATCATATAAATTGTAATGCATTTTGTAATGGTTTTCAGATCTACAACTTAAACTAagtatattaacaattttatatgagtaatataagaatatactTTTTGATGTTGGGCACcaaatgaagaaagaatagTGCTAATTTCTTCACGAATATCTTCTGTTGCTGCTTGAGCCTCAACAGTGCATACACGAAATTCCTCcattaatttaaattgttGTGCAGTAATTGGATTTGactataaaatgttaataaaggataataataaatgcataAAAACAATAGACAAATCATATAATACcaaaagtattaaataaagttataaaataCTTACTGTAACATCCTTTGACATTTCTGtaacataattattcattctattttgcatctataaagataaagtaagcataatatatttattatgttattatacattaaaaatattatagatatttaatgTTTGTACCTCATTTCGTTTAGCGGtctgaaataagaaaaaataatgattatataaattttctttgttagtatgtaatttattgtatgtaatacataaaaattagtattaaataaataaaaatttatacatacagTATATTCCATAAACTcaatcgctttttttttttctttacatattctggaaatattttcaatattctttattaacttCTCTGTTGTATCATGTATCCATGTATCCATAGTTTTATCTGTATCATGCCTCTGAAATCaaaaatgtttcattattGAAGTATcagttgaaataaaattgtactCATTACAAAATACAACTTAGTTAAAACTAGTCattcaaagttattaaaaCATAATACGTACAAGCTTTTCACTTTGCAATGCATCGTACACGCAATTTAATTGAGCTTCAATGTTTACTACAAAAGGTTGTACGTTTTCTTCAGTTTGTGACTGcaaaaaatatactttctatgatctaaattgttattaactttctcaatgaaattgatatattaaattagatatcaataaacatttttccttgaaaaagaatcaatgcattattgtgtttattatatttattcaactGTAAATTGTTACAAAAGCACTgcattattttgtattatatagttaggaatatatgatattaaataatttttcttttataattcatgGAATTCCTTATAAAACACATGAACTCTTCTTTTTAGCATTCTGCAATATTACAAATActgaaaaatgtttattaattataaatgtaaaaaaataacattttataatcaaatagaaatatacattCATTTACTTGATTAGTTTCAATTAAAGATTTATAgttaaatagtaaaataataaatacacatattggtgcgcacgcacgcacgcacacacatacacaaaatgttttctttgtacattatatttaaaaaagatgttacttcatattttatataataatgaaaatttaaatgcAATTGACTTACTTTATCATCTGTCGAAGTTTTAGAAATGTTTAGGATCGTTTTAATGTTTTGTATGTTTTTATAAGCAGTCGTAAAATTATGTTCACATGgctgtaaatataattttattcaattatattataatgatatatatttgtaatatattgaattaataatagatataattagtAACCTTATGAAGTATTAAACTTAtgtatttgattatttattaatttacctcaacatttttctgttttaaatGTTGTACGATTTTTTTTAGCTCTGTTTTCAAATCATCAagcttttcttcctctttttgtaataataagtTTGTTTTGGAAAAacacataaatattttctaaaaacaaAGTATTGTGtatgttatgaatattatgaataatataaacatgtaaattttgtaaaatttaattacattgaataatatatacctGATAAGAATTAGTTGAATTACTTAAAGGTTCTGTatcctataaaaatattatcattatatgaaatatataatataaaaataagttttaAAACAGCATACCTTAACTCACCATTAGATAAGCATCAGCATCAATTTGATCTTTCAGTGAAGAATAAATATTCTGAAATCATATACAGAGAAATGATTTCTCTTTTTggtcaaaaaatattttgtataaatagagaaatatataattaaaattatatcgtcAAGAATAAGGCAACCATgctgaaaattttatattatatgtatgtatatatgtatatatgtatatataatattaataatttaaatatataatacatattttttattatgatgaataaaataagattatgattttatcatttgctcaatattaatattcatagttACTTGTTAGAAACGCTTATGATTtagacaatataaaaattattgtttttgcgaTGGTGTTATGTAATAGTATCTTTACAAGCTGGTGATAAATTTCTAATGGATTCCACAATACTTTTGTCAATGTTACGTCGTCTTCTGCTTTTATCACTTTCCcttttgtatatttgtttAGAAGAATTGTCTAGATtagttattgtattattttgttaCTGTGAGTTAATAATgggtatattttcaattatttttttatgatataataaagtatcaaaattattatatggaAAAGATATATGATCTTTATATTTGACAACTTTATATAAGTGACATGgtgttataattttattgcatAATTTATGAGAAAATCTTATATTACCATTAGCACTGTATTGTTGATGATAATTCGACATGCAACGAAGATGAACAGGAAGTGAAGACTAAAACAAAGGATAATCAGATAAAATATacagaataaaatatagacTAAAAGTATACCTTCAAttcaatttgtttctttctcattttttttataatatcatccTTAAAATGAATTTGCATATTAGCATAACGATATTGTTCTTCTAATTTTGTGATTTCTTGGCTcaaaaacattattaaatcatgcttttttgtaatttctatGGCTAATGCTTTATATGTTTCCATAGATTCCTAATAATAGTATAcataaacgatataataataaaattgaaaggagcaaatacaaaagtaaataaagcAAACCTTTTTCAAACAATTCATTTGACATTTTATTTCCTCAAtcactttatctttctttttcaactgaAGTTGcaaatatgttatatttgttatatctgATTCAGTATCTTGTAAATGCTCTTGAAGTTTTTTAACTTCTAGAccattatcaatatatttactttccaTTATGTCAGCAACTAAGATTGTCTGAACAGCAACAGAAATGACGAAACTATcttaatatcaaagataaatagaaacaatacaatggaaatgaaaatattaaattttatagtatcatttaattgtaatatatttaattcttttaatatatttttacttttaatttttatttcagcaTGATTGcctataaaattgttaatcaaCTATTACTAgaagattaatttatatacacataaatttcttcaaatatgtagaaataatattttacatataatatatatgtaaaaaaatgcccattattgttatcggaattattattccaattgattgttttatattatatagataaacaGAAACTTACATTATCAGAATTCGTGGGAGGTGATGACCCAAAACAGAAATGATTTGCTTGCTGAGTTTTTTGTACAAGTTCATTACTAAAACTCTGAACATCagaaatatatgtttttacaGTTTCTTCCTTTGCTAATTTTTTATGAAGTTCAgcacttttttcttcaaatttaatttgacacctatgaaatataattaatgtatataatatgtttatattatatatataatagctatttataaataataaaaatagagcaCAATTTATAACAGACAAATTTTCCATCAATTAAACTTTGTAAAACGTTTCATTCAactccttattattatatgtacttacatatcaGCTTCCTTGTCTTCCATTTCTGATACCTGctgtttaaaaaaagaaatttattcaatttgcatttgtttctattttgaaTAACATAACAAACATTCTTTTCAATATCAAAActaaaacattaattaaaataatatataaattataatgaaaattaatataaactaattgttatatttaaaaggataattatagttataatattattataattattatatcacatttaatttctaaataaaatgtgtctttaatgtttgtattaaaaagaatctattttaattatgaatcaatactaattttaaatacaagaatgcttattataacaatacaatagtttaaatattttttactgaTAGATAAATGAGAGtcattgtaaaaaattatgttttaattcaaatatacCTTTGAATTTATAGTGTCATCTGTATTTATACTTGTATTTACCTGGGCACATACACTGtaacaaacaataaaaataataagaaaaaagcaaataataatgaacagCTAgatagtatattttattttattttttattatatatttcaaatatacttTAGTGAAATAAGAATtctgtaattataatttaaagttataattgttttcaatattttctttaaattagagttaatataaaatagagttatgaaaataaataaaataagcaaaagaaaaagttgtaataaaaatgaaagcatGCATATCacaaaatttttgtatataacgaaaatttgaTTATCTGTTAATCTTtgttaacaattaaaataatgttttcgTGTTatgttttgtatatttttgtatgtTGTGTATGTTGTGTATATCTTAATCTGTGATAAAAGCATACTTATagatgtataatatttttactgtttACATTCTATTATCTATTTACTTGATTATCCATCATATTGTTTGAATCCTATATTCTGAGAGATAATCAAAGTTGTAAAGCCATaaaagtacatatattatgagattgaagatatatatatatatatatatatatatatattctatacatttctttctttttatagctTTCTCtaagtttaatataaataatattaatgtctgacaattaataacaattaattagaaactatgtaaaaaaatattatgaaaaggtttcatagaaataaaaataaataaacagaaagTAACTTCTCTGGTAATGTACTTactaatattagaaaaattaaaaaaagacacATTAATTGGAACCTTCTTTACTTATACTTACTCCAGAGGAGTAGGAATATCATTAggattaatataatagaatgttATGCCATCAAGATTCCAGCGATTATCCGTTTGAGCTCTCTTAAGTAATTCTAATAACCCTTTGATATCAACCCACagaaattctattttttgaCGAAGACtcttttcatcattttctagTTCTCTTATACGATTTGAGAGTACACTTAACctctaaaataatattaatatttttatattatacaagaaTGTACtacctaaatatatattaacttaCCTCCTCTGAAtgattcgataataaaattttatctgaAACAACTTTAGATGactgttttaatttttcttctaatattttaACTCTGTCACTAGCAGTTTGTTCCAGGTCTTGTACAGTATTAACTAACATAATATTCTGTTCACCTAAATCCTTAATCCATTctgtcattattttcattttcatctaaaattatatacgtttgtattatttttctttctttaattttttaatgatacaattacaatgtaaacaatttttttttaggaaataGTAAAAGCTTGAATCCTATTAAAGAATTAATCTAACAAGTGCATAAGtagtattttattaaaatgtgacaattataaatatatttcaactgataaacttaaataatttgtcaaatattatagataattagaaaaataaaaaaaatagttgcaaattgaatgtataaaattccattaaaatctacatattataaatttttcatctatttaaatatatattatattaagaaaaaacgaCTGTGTGTGAATTTGTAATTTGTTTGCTTATTATCAGTCATAAGAATACACCGTGCACGCAGATACgaaataacatatttaacTTACTGATACACGGTCGAATTCATTTGCCGATTCTGTATCGACCTTTTCGATACGAGCTTCATATAATTTACGAAACTCATCAAGAATCTGTAAGCTTTCCGTTTCGCCACAAGTTTCCCCAGTGTTTTTATCTATTGCTGTGCAAATTTGTTCTCGCTTTGGCAAAACAGAGAGGTTTGTAGAATCTTGAACAATAGTACTGACCGTATACATGGCacaattgaaaaattgtacattaaatagaattaaatagaattaacACCTCAAATTAGAGTTAAGATCTTCTTATACCCAGAGGTgcggataataaaaataattctgatgcggtaaataataacaaactaAATCgccattttttttatgtatggCGCGAGCAAACAACGGATGCTAAAGAGAACTTTTTAAGAGTAGGTAATTGTAGATAGCGATACACTCTGtaaaaatagtttttttttaaatcacttATAAACGTTACATTGACCTCTTATAGGTGAAGTTATATCAAATAATCTCGATGATCGTTAAGGTAGAAATTGTATATCTACAAATTATGTATCATATTAGGTCGCATATTAAATTCAACAAATGcatttatatgttttttttggttataatatagatatagcaTTACTTAGTAGTaacaaaggataaaaagaaaaaattgttttaaataataaaataaatgattattcttatggTAAAGTAGAGAATAAATCAACAAACGATAACTCCGACAacattaaataacaatatagagggcatttatttctaatctcataaaaaaaaaattatttatctttatttcattaacgTTAGATGGCGTAGGTATGCTATtcttatataatgaaatatttggtATATAGAACCATTCAGTTTCTGAAAGGAATATGGCGAGAAGGTTGACCAGAGATAttgtttattgtttatataagttctaatatacatatataaaaattacactGAGATCATGAATTAAATACGCTCTTTCTATGTACTACCCAAAACAGAGTAACTAAAAAAGCAATCAAAAGGTTTAGATTTAGTTTTtagtatgaaattttttatcttggGAAACGTGATAGTGGTACAGGCAAAAATGCCTCTATGTAGTTGAATAGATGGAATTCTTAGGAAAACACTTTTGtacgaaaattatatttccacTACTAATCacatattcaatatatatattgataaatatttggtGGAATTATATAGGTTAGAGAACAATAATGagtttattgaaaaaagaCTAGAATCTATTGaagatgtaataaaatttgttgacTTTCTTCATGAGCAAGTGAGTTTCATATGTAATAGTTGTTTAAAAAACTccattttatggttattagaataaatattaaattttattgaatcaGCTTGGATTgcatttatatcaaattaagATCTTATTGTTTAAGTTATAACTATGCTTCATTaggatctttttttattttttctgacGAATTTATGAATGGTTTTGGTAGAGAAATTTCTTGGGATTTCATTCCATCTATCAA from Vespa crabro chromosome 6, iyVesCrab1.2, whole genome shotgun sequence encodes the following:
- the LOC124424828 gene encoding golgin subfamily A member 4-like isoform X6: MNIYSSLKDQIDADAYLMDTEPLSNSTNSYQKIFMCFSKTNLLLQKEEEKLDDLKTELKKIVQHLKQKNVEPCEHNFTTAYKNIQNIKTILNISKTSTDDKSQTEENVQPFVVNIEAQLNCVYDALQSEKLRHDTDKTMDTWIHDTTEKLIKNIENISRICKEKKKAIEFMEYTTAKRNEMQNRMNNYVTEMSKDVTSNPITAQQFKLMEEFRVCTVEAQAATEDIREEISTILSSFGAQHQKYTELNKMVKDTQEHLLRLRETVIQAINTLELQEIERTRHIERITAEKVKLKDIKNEFIRAQSELFNNVNNMQEKIKVERDQNLPECVETYTCNDLLNFVVDKIDLVVNHVQVHQNQECFFASNSVELKEQLFCTTCSFQDLQKHMSTILMCNEMDETILCEKEERLGRLEAEIDNAHTKMQDTLETFWNTIEQDDFIDHSADLQSQNQTINELLKAKEDIHKLRKEYDDYKLKALQKICQTKSDDKINQWKCRIIDLEEQLRILQHETKCKQEANNFLKSIIESMEKELSSVQMKAENYRRSYSVDSIDYQKKILELENIIKVQKEVESKLRKSLDNNEIELQKSRKHLESFHIECTPEELSICCGYQLKQENTSQLVNILQEAVQSTKSGLQNVECELKLLMCEGSSQSCTSTTLVMTIIDKLRKYEGQLEKCYEDIENLRNTLCSKDKLLENMNQVVMIQNDSIAVTQNELKSLYKKQQEKINMQDCIIAQCEKEKKELSKQNELQAQTIGHLQNAVVEAKRCLDSMGHKALFVKDETIQLLTMFIDETQNQYSDCFTEAAAQEKLLELQRDAINTLQSKIEYMINDKYLVVTSLHTTYCSILSIIQDQLKLCTNDFQALIYKINTLMQTNILLGNKYITTKKLWKETNQELQELKNMSSKDKKQTKMYETKSCQCKMDIEHKSCMTQNLTLEQTSEDSSILDKQEHIQDSLQNYESQAQTEIIIRENQNLKKQLQKYKSDLVIFKNELKIKDQEIKDLECCLKYENQNLKISLEKQTKEFEDLIIELNIAKQKEINLKKYVIDLEEKQEEIQNLKQQIDCNKSVIREQAQTIDHLQGKLCTSEQQIRQYISESTNFKERFLSIKVLLKEKSDSMAKLQADYEVLKNENTILKTENIALETKAKEDHYLLRKKLKETQTELSFIKDSYYKTAEDYDKTQENLIQSVRREAELQESLTIAEKEYCSKLANFESKIVRLENLICELDEESKDTKKKLSSKNTELCQTQNMCKSFSNQLKTAQQDLYELQEKYLKMDNSNCYLTQQLQECIDENCTLLQQKTSLEQDNYKFANQLHNMHQSLMELKKECQLKDKSLACVSAELTETVVNRSELCNESQYMVSCIRTLMAQQRKLVETLVSKLQVKQQQLTIFKQQFGHEKKTLLVKIRELRRVNNILAQRLKRVHRTTIGKNTKSAGYSYLTQNLSKSSIYPIKSVRRTSVCGNSWWFPKMEYITNQLRKNNQWWHTNIANKSKNNNGVDENRDCGYQSSASK
- the LOC124424828 gene encoding golgin subfamily A member 4-like isoform X7, which produces MCFSKTNLLLQKEEEKLDDLKTELKKIVQHLKQKNVEPCEHNFTTAYKNIQNIKTILNISKTSTDDKSQTEENVQPFVVNIEAQLNCVYDALQSEKLRHDTDKTMDTWIHDTTEKLIKNIENISRICKEKKKAIEFMEYTTAKRNEMQNRMNNYVTEMSKDVTSNPITAQQFKLMEEFRVCTVEAQAATEDIREEISTILSSFGAQHQKYTELNKMVKDTQEHLLRLRETVIQAINTLELQEIERTRHIERITAEKVKLKDIKNEFIRAQSELFNNVNNMQEKIKVERDQNLPECVETYTCNDLLNFVVDKIDLVVNHVQVHQNQECFFASNSVELKEQLFCTTCSFQDLQKHMSTILMCNEMDETILCEKEERLGRLEAEIDNAHTKMQDTLETFWNTIEQDDFIDHSADLQSQNQTINELLKAKEDIHKLRKEYDDYKLKALQKICQTKSDDKINQWKCRIIDLEEQLRILQHETKCKQEANNFLKSIIESMEKELSSVQMKAENYRRSYSVDSIDYQKKILELENIIKVQKEVESKLRKSLDNNEIELQKSRKHLESFHIECTPEELSICCGYQLKQENTSQLVNILQEAVQSTKSGLQNVECELKLLMCEGSSQSCTSTTLVMTIIDKLRKYEGQLEKCYEDIENLRNTLCSKDKLLENMNQVVMIQNDSIAVTQNELKSLYKKQQEKINMQDCIIAQCEKEKKELSKQNELQAQTIGHLQNAVVEAKRCLDSMGHKALFVKDETIQLLTMFIDETQNQYSDCFTEAAAQEKLLELQRDAINTLQSKIEYMINDKYLVVTSLHTTYCSILSIIQDQLKLCTNDFQALIYKINTLMQTNILLGNKYITTKKLWKETNQELQELKNMSSKDKKQTKMYETKSCQCKMDIEHKSCMTQNLTLEQTSEDSSILDKQEHIQDSLQNYESQAQTEIIIRENQNLKKQLQKYKSDLVIFKNELKIKDQEIKDLECCLKYENQNLKISLEKQTKEFEDLIIELNIAKQKEINLKKYVIDLEEKQEEIQNLKQQIDCNKSVIREQAQTIDHLQGKLCTSEQQIRQYISESTNFKERFLSIKVLLKEKSDSMAKLQADYEVLKNENTILKTENIALETKAKEDHYLLRKKLKETQTELSFIKDSYYKTAEDYDKTQENLIQSVRREAELQESLTIAEKEYCSKLANFESKIVRLENLICELDEESKDTKKKLSSKNTELCQTQNMCKSFSNQLKTAQQDLYELQEKYLKMDNSNCYLTQQLQECIDENCTLLQQKTSLEQDNYKFANQLHNMHQSLMELKKECQLKDKSLACVSAELTETVVNRSELCNESQYMVSCIRTLMAQQRKLVETLVSKLQVKQQQLTIFKQQFGHEKKTLLVKIRELRRVNNILAQRLKRVHRTTIGKNTKSAGYSYLTQNLSKSSIYPIKSVRRTSVCGNSWWFPKMEYITNQLRKNNQWWHTNIANKSKNNNGVDENRDCGYQSSASK